A segment of the Chondrinema litorale genome:
GTTAAAACCAATTGTAAGACCAAGTCTCTTAGCTTCATCTAATGCGAATACAAAAAGTTTATTCCACTCTTCTGATCCAAATAAAGGTCCTGCAGGAATTTCTTTATTGCTTCTCTGGTTGTGTCCACCAGCATCAAAAATCATTGCTCCTTGAAAGCTTTTTGATTTCATGGCTTCCAAATCTTTTGTAATGGCAGCTTTATTTACATTGCCATTTAACCACCACCACCAGCAATTTACACCATATATTGCATCTGGATTTTTGAAATTTTCTTTAAGGTATTTGTAATCAACTTGGGATTTTGCATTGATAAAAGCAAAAAGAATAAAAGTTAATAAAAGTATAATTTTTCGCATAGTGTTGTATGAGCTAGATGTTTGATCAGCAAGTGTATTTGGCTATTCTAATAATTAATCTATCTTCTTTGTAAGGATATTGATTCTACTTCTTTTCATCAAAAAAAGCAGAATCAATATAAAATTTAACTTAACGACCAACCCAACCAGGATTTTGTTCCAAAACTGCACCTGAATTTCTATCGATTACAGTTTGTGGAATAGGCCATAAATTATAATCGAATGTAAGTGTTGCTGCGGCATGAGGATGTAAACCATATTCACGAATTCGATCTACAGCTACTGTTCCTCCCATTCTTAACAAAGTGTGCCAACGGCTTTCTTCTGCCAGTAACTCTCTTGCTCTTTCATCTAGAATAAAATCTATATCCACTTCACCAGCACTTACCAAATAAGTGCATTGAGCTCTACTCCTAATTTTATTGATATCATCAGCAGCCGCTTGCGTATTTCCTTTTCTAAAATAAGCTTCGGCTCTTAAAAGAATAGTTTCTGCTAGACGTATCGCATAATCATCACGGAAAAGGTTACTTCTGTTTTGTCCTTCATCTAAACCAACAAATTGATCGGTGGTCAACTTCTCGAAAATAGGATAAATCCAACCATTGCCTGCATTTGCTGCATCTATTTCAGACTGAGGTACTTCTTGCCCTATTAATGAACCAGGGTTATCTTCTGGATAGCTAGGATCATTATACAATATGGTGCGTCTGATATTATGTTCTGCATTTCTTTGGTCGTTTTCTGATATGGTTTCATCCCAAATAAGATCGGTAACATATTCAGTTGGCGCTATAAAAGCAACACCACGACCTCCTACGTCTTCTGCAACTCCAGTAACTCCAGGAATTGCTCTATACACAGGCATAAAATTTCTTGGATAATCTAACACAGCATTTCCATCTTCAGCTAGATATGCATCAAAATCAATTTGTATTGTCCATATACTTTCGGTGTTTCCATCCGCATAATTTGTATTATTAATACGGAATAAATCCCACCAAACATCTTTATCAGCCTCATCCATTCTTGCTCCAAAACGCTCTGTCATCAATGCATACATACCTCCATCAATTAGATCTGACGCATGAGCTATTGCTTGATCATAATTAGAATCGTTTGATGTTTCAATGCCTAAGCCTAAATAAAATTCAGTTAAATAATGCTGTGCTGCACCTCTAACTACTCTACCAATTTGAGTTGTAGTTTCTGGTAAATCGGTTAATATACTTTCTAATTCGTCTACTGCAAACTGATAAGTCTCGGCTCTAGTTGATCTAACAAAATCGAATTTAGGTTCTGTAATTACTTCAGTTACCAAGGGTACACCACCAAATAATTCTGCTAAAGAACCATAAGCATAAGCTCTAAAAAATCTTGCTTGTGCAATTGCATATAATCTTTCGTCATCATTATTCCAATTAATACTTTCTCTATTAGCTACTTCTATAGCTGTATTTGCTCTAGAAATTAATTGGTAATAATAGTTATAAAAATTACTAAATTGCCCAGACTGCGCATTTATACGACTGTAATCACTAAAACTATCGTTTATTCGGAACTGCGGCGAGTCAAATACATCTGTACCATGCCCTTTACTTTGCCAGTTAAAAACTCGAAAGCTTCTGTAATCTCTATACAGGGTAATTAGGAGTTGATCTACTTGTGCTGAAGAAGTAAATATGTTATCTACTGTGTTGAATGATTTAGGCTCTTCTGTTAAAAATTCTTCATCGTCACAGCCTATCACTGGGAACAATAATAAAATTAAGAAATATATTATTTTATGAGATTTCATAGTCCAATATTTTTATATCAAAAAAATGATTAAAAGCTTGATTTAAGACCAAATGTAAATGTTGTTGGTACTGGGTTTACATTGTCGAAAGGTCTAATACCGATTGTATTTCCATCTTCTGATTCGAATTCTGGATCACCTCCTCCAAACCAACCTGAAAATACATATAGATTTCTTGCACTACCAAAAACTTCTAATCTTTGCAAACCAAGTTTATCTATAACATTTTGAGGCAATTTATAAGATAATGAAACATCTTGAATACGTACAAAACCGCGAGATTGTAAGCCTAAATAGCGGTTGCCTACATAGTTAGGGCGAAGGTATTCTGAGCTTTGGTTTTCAGGTGTCCACCAATCATGATCTACTTCGTTTGTATCAAATCTACTTCTAAACGAATTATGCAGTGGGTTTTCTCTTAAGTAGAAATTATCTTTACCACCTCCCATTATACTTGTTATTAATGTATAAAATGTAAAGTTTTTATACCTCAAAGTATTTGAAATATTTAAACTAGCATTTGGTTTCCTAAATCCTAAAACCTTGCGATCGTTATCTGCATCAATAAGTCCATCTCCATTTAAATCGCGGAACATTGGATCACCAGGAACTGCACCTGTATTTTCAATATAATCTGTATCATCTTCTTGAACTACTCCAATGTATTCATAACCATATATTGCTCCCAGAGATTTTCCTATAAAAAGACTATTGGCTATATCATCATCTTCTACTCCATCACCATCATTGTCATCGCCATATAAGCTTTCAACTATATTTCTATTTTTCCATAGTACAATACTTGACTCCCAACTAAAATCATTTTTTTCGATGTTTACTGTTCGCAAGTTAATTTCATATCCTCTGTTATTTACTTGACCCAAACTGGTAATAATTGAAGAGAAACCAGTCATAATTGGGATACCACGGGTAAAAATCTGATCAGTTGTTTTAGAAAAATAAAAATCTAAATCAAGAAAAACCCTACTCTTAAATAAAGCCGAAGAAAAGCCTCCATTAAAGGAAGTAGTTTCTTCCCAACCTAATGCATCATTTGCAAGATTTGACAAGGCAATACCATACAATACATTGGAAGGATTATCACCAAATTCATAGCGAATACCGCCATCGCTTCCACTTGAAACTCTTGCCAGTGTAGAATAAGGGTCAACTCCTTGATTACCATTTTTACCATAAGAGGCTTTTACTTTTAGGTAATCGATAATGTTGTTACCACTTAAGAATTCTTCTTCAGACAATGTCCAAGATACCCCTACAGAAGAGAAGGTACCCCATTTTCTATCTTGACCAAATACCGAAGCTCCATCTCTTCGAACTGAACCAGTTAGGCTGTATTTATCATTATAAGTGTAGCTCAATCTACCCAAATATCCGATGTTGGCTCTTTCGGATAAATTATTGGTATAAATTAAATTATTTGCTTTTTGGATGCCTTCGAAACCCAAAGAAGTATTACCAGCTACAGAAAAGTCGTTGCCATTTATTCTCGATTCTTTTATCGAAGTAAAATCTCTTGTTGCTACCAATGTTGCATTAAAGAAATGGTTACCCAATTGTTTTTTATAACTTACAATATTATCTACTACATAGTTATAATCTACTCGTGTTGCATTATATCCGTTTGCTTGTGATAATAGCTTTTGAATTTCAGCATCATCGTACCTTTCTATATAATATCCGCTTGAGGCTTCTTGTATATAATAATCTTCGTAAGTAAATCGATTTTGATTTCTAATATTTGTATAAATTGCATAGTTAAGTCTATATGATAGTCCTTCTATTTGAGGAATATCAATATTAGCATAAGTTGCTAACCTAAAGAAATTATTTACATTTACATCGTCTATAGTTCCATCTGTACCCCAAAGTGGATTTTGTACCGATTGACTTTTGGGCCATCTTTCTAGTTGTGTACTATTTGCTTGATTTACATTAAATGGCATACCATCGTAGCGATAAGGATAACTAAATGGAGTTGATTCAGTAGCTAAAGGCACACTTGCACTAATACCAGAATAATCTGCACGATTATATGCTCCATCAATTCCTACTTGTAACCAGTCGGTAATGTTTGCATCTAGTTTAGAGCTCACAGCAATTCTCTCAAAATTATCTCCCACAATTACCCCTTTAGAGTTGTTGTAACCACCAGAGAAATAGTAATTGAACCGATCTGCGCTTCCTGAAACTGAAATTTGATGATCTTGAAAGAATCCATTTCTAGAAATAAGGTCCATCCAATCTGTGTCTACACCTTGTGCAAGGTATTCGTTAGAGGTCTCATCATCAAAAATAATATCGTCTACAGAAGCTAACTCTTGTTGTGCAGCATATTTTTCTTTATATCTTTCTAGACCCATCATATCAAACTTATTCTGCCAAGTGTTTACACCGGCTGAGGCATTGTAAGAGATAATTGGTTTTCCGGTTTTTCCTTTCTTAGTAGTAATTACGATTACCCCATTGGCAGCTCTCGATCCATAAACAGCAGTTGCAGATGCATCTTTTAAAACATCTATAGTAGCAATATCCTGTGGATTTATATAAGATAAATTTCCTAAATAAATAATTCCATCAAGCACTATTAGTGGTGAGTTAGAACCATTAATAGAATTTTGCCCTCTAATAATAATACTAGGATTAGAGCCTGGTGAGTTTTGAATACCTACGTTTACACCTCCCATTCCTCTCATATTTTGCAGCACATTAGTAGTAGGTAAGTTTGCTTCTGGAGAGTTTTCGAGGTTTTTACTTACGATAGAACCTGTAATGTCTTTTCTTTTAGCAGTACCATAACCAACCACCACAACTTCTTCAAGCTGTTCTAGATCCATTTCAAGTGATACATCAATCACTGTTTGATTATTAACTTCTATTTCAAATGTTTTATAACCTATGAAACTAAATACCAGAACATCATTAGAGTTTACAGAAATGCTAAATTCACCATCGAAATTAGTAGTAGTGCCTGTCGCAGTACCTTTCACAATAATACTTACTCCAGGAAGTGGCTCCCCATCTTCTGCACTTGTTACTTTTCCTGTGATTCTAACTTGTTGCAGTAATTCATCATTTATGATTTCTTCAACTTCATTGGTTTGATTATCTGACTTTGGAAGCAAATAAATATTTTCATCAATCCTCTTAAAATTAATTCGAGTTTGCTTAGAAACTTCTTTGAGCAAATCTCTCATTGAAATATTATTAGCATTGAGGCTTACTACTTTCTTTAATGGAATATCCTCTTTAAAATATGAAAAAGAGAAGTCTGTTTCTTTTTCTAATTTCCTTATCACATTACTTACAGAAGCCTCATTAAACTTAACAGATAAGTAAATCTCATTTAACTTCTTTTTTTGAGCATGTCCATCATTTGCCATAGAAAGACTAAAAAGAAAGCACTGTAAACATAATCCATAAAAGGTCATCTTAGACATGAGTACAATTTGTCTTAGTAATTTCAAATTCATATTTTTAAGTGGTTTTAAATAAATAATTTAATTCTATTTTGTGCCCAAACCGATTCCCCAATCATTAATGGGCGCAAAATTTTTTACTTAGCAAAAAATCATAAAAAGTTGTTTTCCATATAATCAAGATTTTGGTTTAACATAAACTTTGTTTCCTTTTATGGTATAGCT
Coding sequences within it:
- a CDS encoding RagB/SusD family nutrient uptake outer membrane protein; amino-acid sequence: MKSHKIIYFLILLLFPVIGCDDEEFLTEEPKSFNTVDNIFTSSAQVDQLLITLYRDYRSFRVFNWQSKGHGTDVFDSPQFRINDSFSDYSRINAQSGQFSNFYNYYYQLISRANTAIEVANRESINWNNDDERLYAIAQARFFRAYAYGSLAELFGGVPLVTEVITEPKFDFVRSTRAETYQFAVDELESILTDLPETTTQIGRVVRGAAQHYLTEFYLGLGIETSNDSNYDQAIAHASDLIDGGMYALMTERFGARMDEADKDVWWDLFRINNTNYADGNTESIWTIQIDFDAYLAEDGNAVLDYPRNFMPVYRAIPGVTGVAEDVGGRGVAFIAPTEYVTDLIWDETISENDQRNAEHNIRRTILYNDPSYPEDNPGSLIGQEVPQSEIDAANAGNGWIYPIFEKLTTDQFVGLDEGQNRSNLFRDDYAIRLAETILLRAEAYFRKGNTQAAADDINKIRSRAQCTYLVSAGEVDIDFILDERARELLAEESRWHTLLRMGGTVAVDRIREYGLHPHAAATLTFDYNLWPIPQTVIDRNSGAVLEQNPGWVGR
- a CDS encoding SusC/RagA family TonB-linked outer membrane protein, with translation MNLKLLRQIVLMSKMTFYGLCLQCFLFSLSMANDGHAQKKKLNEIYLSVKFNEASVSNVIRKLEKETDFSFSYFKEDIPLKKVVSLNANNISMRDLLKEVSKQTRINFKRIDENIYLLPKSDNQTNEVEEIINDELLQQVRITGKVTSAEDGEPLPGVSIIVKGTATGTTTNFDGEFSISVNSNDVLVFSFIGYKTFEIEVNNQTVIDVSLEMDLEQLEEVVVVGYGTAKRKDITGSIVSKNLENSPEANLPTTNVLQNMRGMGGVNVGIQNSPGSNPSIIIRGQNSINGSNSPLIVLDGIIYLGNLSYINPQDIATIDVLKDASATAVYGSRAANGVIVITTKKGKTGKPIISYNASAGVNTWQNKFDMMGLERYKEKYAAQQELASVDDIIFDDETSNEYLAQGVDTDWMDLISRNGFFQDHQISVSGSADRFNYYFSGGYNNSKGVIVGDNFERIAVSSKLDANITDWLQVGIDGAYNRADYSGISASVPLATESTPFSYPYRYDGMPFNVNQANSTQLERWPKSQSVQNPLWGTDGTIDDVNVNNFFRLATYANIDIPQIEGLSYRLNYAIYTNIRNQNRFTYEDYYIQEASSGYYIERYDDAEIQKLLSQANGYNATRVDYNYVVDNIVSYKKQLGNHFFNATLVATRDFTSIKESRINGNDFSVAGNTSLGFEGIQKANNLIYTNNLSERANIGYLGRLSYTYNDKYSLTGSVRRDGASVFGQDRKWGTFSSVGVSWTLSEEEFLSGNNIIDYLKVKASYGKNGNQGVDPYSTLARVSSGSDGGIRYEFGDNPSNVLYGIALSNLANDALGWEETTSFNGGFSSALFKSRVFLDLDFYFSKTTDQIFTRGIPIMTGFSSIITSLGQVNNRGYEINLRTVNIEKNDFSWESSIVLWKNRNIVESLYGDDNDGDGVEDDDIANSLFIGKSLGAIYGYEYIGVVQEDDTDYIENTGAVPGDPMFRDLNGDGLIDADNDRKVLGFRKPNASLNISNTLRYKNFTFYTLITSIMGGGKDNFYLRENPLHNSFRSRFDTNEVDHDWWTPENQSSEYLRPNYVGNRYLGLQSRGFVRIQDVSLSYKLPQNVIDKLGLQRLEVFGSARNLYVFSGWFGGGDPEFESEDGNTIGIRPFDNVNPVPTTFTFGLKSSF